In the genome of Caballeronia sp. NK8, the window GGGCGCTCGAATCCGCGTGGCAATGCGTGGCGTTCTACTTCGCGCTCGTCGTGCTCGCGCTCGTGTGCCTCGCGTGGTTTCCGTTCGCGCTGATTTTGCGGCGCGCGCTGTCCGTCGATGCGGGGCGGCGCGTCGGGCGCGCGGTCGTGCAGCGCGTGTGGCACGGCTATTTCGTGCTGCTGCGCGCGCTCGGCGCGTGCCGCTTCGATCTCTCGGCGCTCGACTCGCTCGCGGCGCAGCCGCCGATGATCCTTGCTCCGAACCATCCGTGTCTGCTCGATGCGCTCCTGATCGCGTCGCGCGTGCCCGACACCTGCTGCGTGATGAAGGGCGATGTCGCCGGCAACGTGTTTCTCGGGCCGGGCGCGCTGCTCGCGGGTTATATCGTCAACGATACGTCCGTCGGGCTGATCCGTGCGGCTGTCGCCGAATTGCAGCGCGGCGCGCCGCTGCTGTTGTTTCCCGAGGGCACGCGCACGGAGCATGCGTCGGTGAACCCGCTGAAGGGCGGCATCGCGCTGATTGCGGCGCGCGCGCAGGTTCCGGTGCAGACGCTCATCATCGAGACGGATTCGGGGTTTCTGGGCAAAGGCTGGCAGATTTTCAGGAAGCCTGCGTTGCCGATTACTTATCGCGTGACGTTAGGCCGACGCTTCGCGCCGCCAGGACGCGATCATGCCGCGTTGCAGGCGTTCATCGGTGAATTGCAGCGGTTTTATGCGGGGGAGCTGGATGGGCATCGGGGGCGGGATTGAGAGCGCCCGGGCAAGCGCGTTGCGCGCTTCGCCTTTGCAAGCCGTCGGGATTCTCGAAAATGGTTCTCGGAATGCTATTCTCGATCCCATGCCATTCCAACGAGTTTCGATAACAGACGCCGCCCATGCGACCCTCACTCGCACTTGACCTCAAGCGAAGCGCCATCCGTGAAGCGGCAAGCCGCTTTCGCGTGGCGAATCCGCGTGTGTTCGGTTCGGTGCTTCGCGGCACCGATCGGGACGGCAGCGATCTCGATCTGCTGGTCGATGCGCTGCCCGGCGCGACGCTGTTCGATCTGGGTGGCCTGCAAGACGAACTGGAATCGCTGCTCGGCATTCACGTCGATCTGTTGACTCCGGCTGACTTGCCGCCGAAATTCCGGGCCAAGGTGCTCGCGGAGGCGCAGCCAGTATGAGCGAGAACCGCCTGCCTGATTACCTTGACCACATGCAGCAGGCCGCGACGGATGCGTGCGCCTTCGTGGATGGAATGGCCAAGACCGAATTCCTGGAAGACAAGCGCACTCAGCAGGCCGTCATCATGAGCCTCATCATCATCGGTGAGGCCGCGACGAAGGTGATGGACGGCTACGCCGAGTTCGTTCAGGCGCACGCGCAAGTGCCGTGGCGCGGCATGCGGGGCATGCGCAACCGCATCGCGCACGGCTATTTCGACATCAATCTCGATGTGGTGTGGGAAACGGTACAGTCCGCGTTGCCCGACCTGTTGAGACAACTACCCGCCGTTCGCAACGCTGCAAACGTATCCTCATAACGCGCCACCGATTGGAGCGTCCAGTCGATTCGCGCGGAATCGTGCGACGACGGCGCCTTCCGGCACCGACGTCCGCAGACGTTAAAATTCGCCCTATCCCTCCGACTCCCCACCTTTCTCAATGCCTTCGACAAGCGCATCGTCCACCCATCTCGTCCTCATCCCGAGCTACAACCCCGGCGAGAAAGTCGACGAAACCGTACGCGGTGCGCGCGAGCAGTGGAACCCGGTATGGGTCGTCGTCGATGGCAGCACGGACGGCAGCGCCGAACGCCTCACGAAGCTGGCCGAAGCCGATCCGGGCCTGCGCGTGATCGTGCTGCCGGAGAACCGCGGCAAGGGCGCAGCGATCCTCGCGGGCCTCGACGAAGCCGCGAAACTCGGCTTCACGCACGCGCTCACGATGGACTCCGACGGCCAGCATCCCGCCGCGCTGATCCGCACGTTCATGCAAACGTCGATGAACGCGCCCGATGCGATGATCCTCGGCCGCCCGAAGTTCGATGCCAGCGCGCCGCAGTTGCGCGTCCAGGGCCGGCGCATCTCGAACGGCTGGGCGAATCTGGAGACGCTGTGGATGGGCATCGGCGATTCGCTGTACGGCTTTCGCGTCTATCCGATCGCGCCGCTCGCCGCGCTCATGCGCAGGCAGACGTGGATGCGCCGCTTCGATTTCGATCCCGAAGCGGTGGTGCGCCTGTGCTGGCGCGGCGTGCGCCCGATCAATCTCGACGCCCCCGTACGCTATTTCACGCCGGAAGAGGGCGGCGTCTCGCATTTCCGCTATGGCCGCGACAACGCGCTGCTGACGTGGATGCACACGCGGCTTTTTCTCGGCTTCGTGCTGCGTGTGCCGATGCTCATCGCGAGACGCCTGACAGGACGATGATCAACGCGGATCGCTGACCGTCGAGTTCATCGTCACGCCCGCGATCACCGTGTTCTTCAGCACGATGTCGTGCACGTTGTACGCGTAGATCGGGCCGGGCGTCGCCGCCGTGGCCGGACCTGCCGCGACCGGCGTGCCGAAATCGCAATCCGTGATGGTGACGCCGGTGATCGCCGGAATCGTGGGCGTCGGCGCGGGGCCGTTGTAATCGAACGCGACCGGGCCTTGCGCGACGATCGCCTGAAAACACGAGCCGGTCACGCCGTTGAGCGACACGTTGCTCGCCTTCACGTTCGAGATGTTCACGTTCTGCACGAGCGCGGGCCGCGTGCGGATCGCGTCCTTCGACGGCTGATAGTCGCAATCGAAGGTGATGATGCCGCCCTGCGCCGCCGATGGATTCGCCGCCGTCGCCGTCGCCACGCCGAGCGGCACGGTGGCGTTGATCGGGCTGCCCGCGATCAGGCTGCTGCCGTAACCGGAAGGCGTCAGGCTGACGCCGTTGGGCAGCGTCACGTTGTCCACGTAGAAATCCTTCACGAAACCGCCGCGATTCATGTTCGTCTTGATGCGAATCGCGATGTTCAGCGAATTGGTCGCCCAGAACTGGTTCAGCATCTGCAGGTTGCGCGCGTAGATCTTCTGCACGCCGCCGCCCATTTCGCTGCCGAGCGTGATGCCGCCGTGGCCGCTGTTCATCGTGCAGTTCTGGATGACGTGGTTCTGCGCCGGACCGTATTGCGTGTCGAGATCCTTGCCCGACTTGATCGCGATGCAGTCGTCGCCGGTGTTGAACGTGACGTTCTCGCACAGGACCATGTCGCAGGCGTCGGGATCGAAGCCGTCGTTGTTCGGGCCGATGCTGTCCACCGTCACGCTGCGCATCACGACGTTCTGGCAATCGGTCGGATGATGCTGCCAGAACGGCGTGTTGTTGGTGCGATAACTTTCCATCAGCACGTTCGTGCAGCCGATGAACTCCACCATGCACGGCCGCAGATAATGCCCGATGCCGAAGATGCGCTTCTCGATCGCGACGCCCGCTTCCGACAGCGCCGGCAGATAGTTCTGGTCCTGCTGCCAGGGCGTGGTCGGATCGGTGAGTTTGGCGTAGAGCGTATCGGAGATGCCGGGCACGGCGGTTTTCAGATCCACATTCTTCGCGTTGCTCGATGCCTGCGAAGGCGTCGACGAATTCACGCAGCCGTACACGCCGGTGTTGCCCTTCCACGTCCACCAGCAGGTCGCGGTGTTGCCGCTGCCGGCGAAAGGTGTCATCGCCTGGCCGTTGAGCACGGAAGTATTGCCTTCGCCCGTCACCGCGATGTTCGTCTGGTTGCGCGCATAGACCGGCGGACCGTAGTTGAGGCAGTCGTTCGCCTGCCAGCGGCTGTAGTAGAGCTTGCCGTTCGGGCCGCAATCGATCGGGCCGTCCTTCGCGTAGTCGGCGGGATTCGGGCTGAAGTAGATCGTGCAGTTCGCCGAGAGATGGAAGTCGACGTTGGACAGCAGCACGATCGGGCCCGAGCAATACCACGTTCCCGCCGGCACGACGACGTGTCCGCCGCCCGCCGCGCTGCATGCCGCGATGGCCGCGAGAAAGGCCGGGCGCGAGTCGAACGAGACCGGCGCGTTGGTGTGATCGGCGCCCGTGGACAGCGGCGATTTGGCCGGATCGGTGTACGGATTCGCCGCCGCGATGACCGCGCAAGGCTTCGCGCCGTAGTCGGTGACGAGAAACTGGCGGCTCGGAAACATCGACGTCGATACGCCTTGCAGCGCGTTCACGATCTGCGTCGCGGAGCCGGACGAGCCCCAGATCGGGTCTTGCGCGGGCGGCGGCGTCGATCCGGAGCCGGAGTCGTCGTGTCCGCCGCAGCCGGCGAGGCCGAGGGAGCCCATCGCACCCAATAGCGGAGCGCCCGCCGAGATGCCCGCGAATTTCACGAACATGCGACGCGCGGGCGACGGCACCGCCGATACGTGTTTCGGTTGCTTCATGAAGTCTCCTTGGATGCGGATTTTGAGCGCGCGCGGGCGCGTGGACGCAGGGGCGGCGTCCGGTCTGGAATTCGAAGGGAGAAAGGCGCGTGCGTCAGCGCGGCGGCTGAGCAAAGAAACGATGTCGTACAACTTTAGGGCGACAGGGCATGGCGTCTCCAGCAATGTCCAGGTGCGCGCGTGGGGCCGCGCGTCGTGGAGCAAACGTTAGCGGAGTTAGCTGTCGCCCGTCAAGCCGGTGCAAACCTGTAGGCCATTTTGATATAGGACATCGTATTTTAAGCGGCCTTTTTGAGCACCAGTCGTGCTTCCAGTCCGCCGCCCTGGCGATGATGCAGCGTGAGCGACGCGTCCATCGCGAGCGTGAGTTGCCGCGCGATGGCCAGCCCCAGTCCGGTGCCGCCGGTCTGCCGGTTGCGCGAGCCTTCGAGCCGCACGAAAGGCTCGAACACCGCTTCCAGCGATTCATCCGGAATGCCCGGCCCGCGATCGAGGATCGCGATGACGGCGCGGCCATCGTCGCGCGTGGCGACTTCGATTTCCGCCGCGCCGGCATACTTGATCGCGTTATCGATGAGATTGCCGACCACGCGCTTCAACGCCTGCGGAGGCGCCATCAGCGCGCCGCCGATGGCGCCGCGCAAGGTCACCGATTGCCCCGCATCGAGATAGTCGTCGACGATGCTTTCGAACAGCGCATCCGGATCGATGCGGCGCGGCGCTTCGTTCGTGCCGTGCAGCGTGCGCGCATAGGTCACGCCTTCCTTCACGAGCGATTCCATCTCCTTCAGGTCCTGCTGGAGCTTGGCGCCGGTGGTTTCGTCGTCCATTACGTCGACGCGCAGGCGCATGCGCGTGATCGGCGTCTGCAGGTCGTGCGTGATCGCCGCGAGAATCTGCATGCGCTGGGTCATGTACATCGAGACGCGGTCCTGCATCGCGTTGAACGCCTTCGCCGCGCGCGCGACTTCCTCCGGCCCGGATTCGGGCAGGCGCTCGGCCTTGAGATCGGGGCCGAGCGTGTCGGCGGCGCTGGCGAGCTTCTTGAGCGGGCCCGTCGCGAGGCGCACGGCGAGCCAGCAGCACGCGCCGAGCACGATCAGTTGCAGCACCAGAACCAGCGGCAGCCAGCTGGACAACGGCGTGCCGACCATCGGACGCATGTCGATGGTGAGCGGCGAGCCGTCCGACAGACGCAAATGCACCTGAAAGCGCTCCTTGTCGCCGGGCACCGCGTTGACCGTCAGCGGATAGCGCTTGCCGATGCCTTCGCCGATCGAGCGCGCGAAGCGTTCCGACAGCGCGGCGTCCAGCGGCGCGCCGGTCTCGCCGGGTCCGAGAATGAACGTGTAGCTGCGCCGCGCGAGCCGCGGCAGCCACTGCGCGCGTTCATCGGCGGGCAGATGATCGAGCAGCGCGACCGAGCTCGCGACCTCGCGCTCGACGTAGCCCATCATCACGTTGGTCATCGAATCGTCGCGTTCGCGCATCGTCAGAAGGAACGAGAAGGTCTGCGCGAGCGCGAGTCCGACGACCAGAATCAGCGCGAGCCGCGCAAACAGCGTGCGCGGCCAGTGCAGCAGGGAAGCAGACGAAACCGTGCTCATTGAGAAGACTCGATCGGTTTGACCTCGGCCGAGAACACGTAGCCTTCGCTGCGCAGCGTCTTGATGTAGCGCGGCTCGCGGGCGGTGTCGCGCAAACGCTGCCGCAGACGCGACACGAGCAGGTCGATGGAGCGGTCGAACGCATCGGCCTGACGTCCTTGCGTCAGATTCAGCAATTGATCGCGCGTCAGCACGCGCTGCGCATTGTCGAGAAACACGCGCAGCAGACGGTATTCCGCGCCGGAGAGCGCGACCATCGTGCCTTCGGCGTCGAGCAGATGACGCGCGGTGGTGTCGAGCCGCCAGTCGCCGAAGCCCAGCATCGCCGCTGATTCCGACACTTCCATGCCCGGCGGCAACATGCGCGTGCGGCGCAGCACCGAGCGGATGCGCGCGAGCAGTTCGCGCACGGCGAAGGGTTTCGGCAGGTAATCGTCGGCGCCCATTTCGAGGCCGAGAATGCGGTCGGCTTCCTCGTTGCGCGCGGTGAGCATCAGCACCGGCACGTCGCGGAACTTGCCCGCACGCAGCTCGCGGCACAGCACGAGGCCGTCTTCGCCGGGCAGCATCAGATCGAGCACGATCAGATCCGGCGCGCCTTGCTGTTCCAGCACGGCGCGCATCTGGCGGCCGTTCGCGGCCAGCGACACGCGCATGCCGTTCTTTTCGAGGTAGGTGGCAAGCAGTTCGCGAATGCCGCGATCGTCGTCGACGATCAATACGTGATCAGTGGTTTCCATCGATGGATCGTTGTCGTTGACGCTTGAGTTGCACCCGGCTCGGGCTGACCAGCAGACACTGAACCGGATGGGCCATTTCCGTCGCGATCCCGCCGACGAGAAAGGCGAGGACCGCCAGCATGCGTTTCATTCGTAGCTCCCGCTGATTGCGCGATGTCTGCGTTATAGCGCGTCTCAGCGGACGTTTTGTATCGCAGTGTATCCCGCATGTCGCGCGATACATAACATTGCGCAACGCGCTTTGCCCGACACAAGCGGGATACGCGCGCGCAGTCCAATGCGGTCATGCCGATGCGAACGTCGGCCTGCCGGGGCGATATGACTTTATCGCGCGCCCCGATCTTCTACCGCATTCAAAGGACTTCGTCATGCTCGCCGCCATCAAGAACGCAGCCGCGTGCGCCGGACTGGCCGCCTGCGCGGCCATCGCGCCCGCGCAGGCCGCCGCGCCCGTCAATAACACCATCGCGCCGGAATTCGCCGGCATCGACACATGGCTCAACAGCCAGCCGCTCACGCTCGCGCAATTGCGCGGCAAGGTCGTGCTCGTCGATTTCTGGACCTTCGCGTGCGGCAATTGCGTCAACACGCTGCCGGCCGTGAAGTCGTGGCATCGGAAGTATGCGGACAAGGGTCTCGTCGTGGTCGGCGTGCACACGCCCGAGTTTCCGTTCGAGCAGGACACGCACAACGTGCAGCGCGCGATCGAGCGTTTCGGCATTACGTATCCGGTCGCGCAGGACAACCGCTACGCGACCTGGGCCGCGTACGGCAATCAATACTGGCCCTCGTTCTATCTGATCGACAAGCACGGTCGCGTGGCCTATACGCATGTCGGCGAGGGCGATTACGCGCAGACCGAAGCCGTGATCGAGAAACTGCTGGCCGCGCAGTAAGCGGGTTTCGTATCGCAATGTATCTGCACCGCACGCGATACAAAACATTGCACAGGACCCGCTTTCCGGACACAAGCCAGATACCTGCGGGGCTTCAAATACACACAACGACGGCTCACGAGTGAAACGCAAGACGAACACCCGCGAAGCCCAAGTGCCGTAACTCATTCAACCGACTGATTGATCCATTTGTTCCGTTAAGGAGAGACACCATGAAATCCACCCTCGTTGCTTTCGCTCTCGTCGCCAGCGCCATGACCGGTGTTGCTCACGCCGCCGTGACAAACAACCCGATGAGCGTGCAGACCGAACAGGCCGTGGCGAAGCACGCCTACGCCGGCAAGACGCGCGCCGAAGTGAAGCAGGAACTGGTGCAGGCCCAGCGCGATGGCCAGATCGCCGCGTTGCGCAGCCTGTATCAAGGCAGCTGATCAGACATTCACCGAATCCACCGAACAACAGAGGCCCAATCATGATCAAGCAATTCGTCACCGCCGCAGTCATCGCCGTCAGCGCCGTCGCAGCCGGTTCCGCATTCGCCAGCAGCGGCTATGGTCCCGCGCCGCACTACGACCCGCTCGCGGGCGCGCCGGCATCGCAACGCGGCATCAGCGCGCAGACCATCGCCAATGAAAACGGCGGCGCGCAGACGCAGGCATACGGCGGCATGGGCGACACGTTCTCGCAATCGGGCGCGCGCGGCGCGACGACGAACGACGTCGCCACGCTCTTCGCGCATCACTAACTCCATCCACTTTCGAACCCACGAGGAACGCATCATGACCCAGATCGATACCGTCCTGTACACCGGCAAAACCCGCGTCGTCGGAGGCCGTGAAGGCTTCGCGAAGAGCACCGATGGCCGTCTCGACGTCAAGCTGTCGCCGCCCGGATCGACCGGCGCGGGCACCAATCCCGAGCAGATGCTGGCCGCCGGCTGGTCCGCATGTTTCATCGGCGCGATGGGCAAGGCCGCCGCGAAACTCAAGACGCGTCTGCCCGCCGAAACGGCCGTCGATGCGGAAGTGGACCTCGGCATGGCTGGTGAAGCGTATCTGCTGCGCGCGCGCCTGAACGTGAGCCTGCCGGGCATCGAGCGCGCGGTGGCCGAGGAAATCGCGAACCTGGCGCATCAGACCTGCCCGTACTCGAAGGCGCTGAAGAGCAACATCGATGTGACGATCACAGTGGTCTGAGGCGCTTCGACGATTCGGTCCGGTAGACTTGGCGCTTCATCGATCAAGCGAAGCACCGAGCCGACATGGACCGAATCGACGCGATGAAAGTGTTCATCGCAACGCTGGACGAAGGCAGTCTGGCGGGCGCGGGGCGGCGGCTCGGCCGCTCGCCCGCCGCCGTGAGCCGGGCGATCGCGTTTCTCGAGGAGCACACCGGCACGGCCTTGCTCCATCGCACGACCCGCACGATCAAGCTGTCCGAAGCGGGCGAGCGTTATGCCGCCGCGTGCCGCCGCATTCTCACCGATCTCGAAGAAGCCGATCTGCTGATCGCGCATGAACGTTCCGCGCCGCGCGGGCTTCTGACCATCACCGCGCCCGTCGCCGCGGGCGAAGACCTGCTGCGCCCGATGCTCGATGAGTTCATCGAGCGCTTTCCCGCCGTTTCCGTGCGCCTGCAAATGCTCGACCGTCCCGTGAGCCTGATCGACGAAGGCATCGATGTGGCGCTGCGCATCGCGCATCTGTCGGACTCGACGCTGATCGCGATTCCCGTGGGCGAAGTGCGGCGCGTCGTGGCCGCGTCGCCGCGCTATCTTTCGACGCATCCGCGCATCGCGCAGCCCGCCGATCTCGCGCAGCATCAGATCATTTCGATGACGCACTTCGGCCTCGATTCGTGGAGCTTTCCGACGTCCACCGGCTCGACGATTCCGCAAGTCGTGCAGTTCACGCCACGCCTGATCGTGAATACGGTGCGGGCGGCGGTGGCTTCCGCCGTCGATGGGCACGGGCTCACGCGGCTCTTTTCGTATCACGTCGCGAAAGAAGTGAAGGACAGGACGCTGCAGATCGTGCTGCCGGACAGCGAGCACGCGCCCTTGCCGGTGCATCTGCTGACGCCGCATGGACGGCTTTCGGTGCCGAAGGTGCGCGCGTTCGTCGACTTCGCCACGCCGCGTCTGCGCCGTGATTTCAAGCAGTTGCAGATCGATTCAACCGCATAGCGGAAGATTATCTTCCGTTCCACGTCGATTCTCTCTTCAATCGATCGAATATAGACTGGCCTTCATCGAAGGGCGCGCGTGCGTGCCCGATGCAGTCGTGGAGGCAGTATGCGATACGCAGTCTCGAATCAATCGGAACGCGGCTCGTTCCAGGTCTGGCGCGGCGTGCTCGCCGGCGCGAGCGCGAGTCTGGTCGGCATCGGGCTGGCGCGGTTTGCCTATACGCCGCTCTTGCCGGCGATCATCGGCGCGCACTGGTTCCCGGCGTCGACGGCGGCTTATCTCGGCGCGGCCAATCTCGGCGGTTATCTCGCGGGCGCGCTCGCGGCCGGCGTGCTCGCGCGCCACGCACGCGCCGCGACGGTCCTGCGCGCGATGATGGTGCTCGCCACCGTCGCGTTCATCGCGTGCGCGTTTCCCGTCTCGTTTCTCTGGTTTTTCGTGTGGCGGTTTCTGTCGGGGATTTCCGGCGGCGCGCTGATGGTGCTCGCCGCGCCGACGATCATCGCGCATGTCGCGCCGGCGCGTCGCGGCTTCGCGAGCGGCGCGATCTTCACGGGCATCGGGCTTGGCATCGCGGCGTCGGGGACGATCGTGCCGCTGCTGCTTCGGCAAGGGCTCACCGAGACGTGGCTCGGGCTCGCGGTGGTGTCGCTGTTGCTGACTGTCGTCGCGTGGAACGGCTGGCCGTCGCAGGATGCGCCTGTCCCGGCGCCTGTGACTGCACACACGCACGCGAAAGCGCCGTCGCCGCCCGCGTTGCGCGCGCTGTTCGTCGAGTACGCGCTCAATGCGGTCGGTCTCGTGCCGCACATGATCTTTCTCGTCGATTTCATCGCGCGCGGGCTCGGCAAGGGTGTCGATGCGGGCGCGCAGTATTGGGTGCTGTACGGTCTCGGAGCGATTGCCGGTCCGCTGCTGGCGGGCCATCTCGCCGATCGCGCGGGATTCGGGCCCGCGTTGCGCGTCGCGTATCTGCTGCAACTGATCGCCGTCGCGATTCCCGCGGTCACGTCGAATGCTTCGCTGCTGATGGTGTCGAGCGTGCTGGTCGGCGCGTTCACGCCGGGCATCGTGCCGCTCGTGCTGGGACGCGTGAATGAACTGCTCGCGCATCATCCCGCCGAGCAGAAAGGCGCGTGGAGCCGCGCGACCACGGGTTTCGCCGTGCTGCAAGCGCTCGCGGCGTATGGAATGTCGTTTCTGTTTTCGAGCAGTGGCGGGGACTACCGGTTGTTGTTCGGGATCGGCGCTGGGGCGCTTGCGGTTGCGTTGACCGTCGATCTGTTTGCTGCGTTGAGGTCGAAATGAGCCATGTCATTCAAGGGGCGATGCCGCTCGGCTACGCCGAACGTAACGAGCAGTACTGGCGGCGCAATCTCGTCGTGTGCGTATTCGGTTCGTTCACGACGCTCGTGAGCCTGAGCATGCTGCTGCCGTTTCTGCCGCTGTACGTGCGGCAACTCGGCGTGGAATCGCAGCGGGCGGTGATCGAATGGTCGGGTGTCGCGTTCAGCGCGACGTTTCTCGGCACCGCCGTCACCGCGCCGCTGTGGGGACGGCTCGCGGATCGCTACGGCCGCAAGCCGATGCTCGTGCGCGCGGCTGTCGGCATGGCGGTCGTGATGTCGCTGATCGGGGTTGCGCATTCGGTGCATCAGCTGGTTGCGTTGCGTCTGATTGCGGGGCTGGTCGGCGGTTACGCGTCGGCATCGACGGTGATGATCGGCACGCAGGCGCCGCGCGAGCGGGCAGGGTGGGCGCTCGGCATTTTGTCGACGGGCGCGCTCGCGGGCAATCTCGCCGGGCCGCTCATCGGCGGGCTGTTGCCGGGGTTGATCGGCATTCGCGGGACGTTTTTCGCGGGCGCGGGGATGATCGCGGTGGCCGCGCTCGCCACGATCTTCCTCGTGAAGGAAGACTTTCATCCCGCCGATGCGAAGAAGCGCGCGGCGCACACGGCATCGACGCATGCTCATCGCACGAACTATGTCGTGGTCGCCGCGCTGCTCGCAACCGCGATGATGGTGCTGCTCGCGAACATGTCGATCGAACCGATCATCACCGTGTATATCGGCAGTCTGGGCGTGACGGCCGACCGCGTGGCGCGCATCGCGGGCGTCGTGATGGCGTGCTCCGCGCTCGGCAGCATGCTGACGGCGGCGCGGCTCGGCGCGCTGGCAGATCGCATCGGGAGCTGGAACGTGATCGTCGGATGTCTCGTGCTGACCGGCGTCGCGATGATTCCGCAGGCGTTTGTGCATCAGTGGTGGCAGCTCGCGGCGTTACGCGTCGTGATGGGGATGACGCTCGCCGGTTTATTGCCCGCCATTTCGAAGCTCGCGCGTAGTGCCGTCGATGAACGCAGCAGCGGAACGATGCTGGGTTATCTGCAATCGGCGCAGTTCAGTGGACAAGTCATCGGGCCGGTGATCGGCGGACAGATCGGTGTGTGGTTCGGGCTGCACTCGGTGTTCTTCGCCACGGGCAGCCTGCTGATTGCGTGTGCGGGGCTGGCGTTTTGGGCGCGGCGTCGC includes:
- a CDS encoding 1-acyl-sn-glycerol-3-phosphate acyltransferase, with translation MSDAHRKIGGAGEKLSFAGALESAWQCVAFYFALVVLALVCLAWFPFALILRRALSVDAGRRVGRAVVQRVWHGYFVLLRALGACRFDLSALDSLAAQPPMILAPNHPCLLDALLIASRVPDTCCVMKGDVAGNVFLGPGALLAGYIVNDTSVGLIRAAVAELQRGAPLLLFPEGTRTEHASVNPLKGGIALIAARAQVPVQTLIIETDSGFLGKGWQIFRKPALPITYRVTLGRRFAPPGRDHAALQAFIGELQRFYAGELDGHRGRD
- a CDS encoding nucleotidyltransferase family protein, with the translated sequence MRPSLALDLKRSAIREAASRFRVANPRVFGSVLRGTDRDGSDLDLLVDALPGATLFDLGGLQDELESLLGIHVDLLTPADLPPKFRAKVLAEAQPV
- a CDS encoding DUF86 domain-containing protein; amino-acid sequence: MSENRLPDYLDHMQQAATDACAFVDGMAKTEFLEDKRTQQAVIMSLIIIGEAATKVMDGYAEFVQAHAQVPWRGMRGMRNRIAHGYFDINLDVVWETVQSALPDLLRQLPAVRNAANVSS
- a CDS encoding glycosyltransferase family 2 protein codes for the protein MPSTSASSTHLVLIPSYNPGEKVDETVRGAREQWNPVWVVVDGSTDGSAERLTKLAEADPGLRVIVLPENRGKGAAILAGLDEAAKLGFTHALTMDSDGQHPAALIRTFMQTSMNAPDAMILGRPKFDASAPQLRVQGRRISNGWANLETLWMGIGDSLYGFRVYPIAPLAALMRRQTWMRRFDFDPEAVVRLCWRGVRPINLDAPVRYFTPEEGGVSHFRYGRDNALLTWMHTRLFLGFVLRVPMLIARRLTGR
- a CDS encoding glycoside hydrolase family 28 protein gives rise to the protein MKQPKHVSAVPSPARRMFVKFAGISAGAPLLGAMGSLGLAGCGGHDDSGSGSTPPPAQDPIWGSSGSATQIVNALQGVSTSMFPSRQFLVTDYGAKPCAVIAAANPYTDPAKSPLSTGADHTNAPVSFDSRPAFLAAIAACSAAGGGHVVVPAGTWYCSGPIVLLSNVDFHLSANCTIYFSPNPADYAKDGPIDCGPNGKLYYSRWQANDCLNYGPPVYARNQTNIAVTGEGNTSVLNGQAMTPFAGSGNTATCWWTWKGNTGVYGCVNSSTPSQASSNAKNVDLKTAVPGISDTLYAKLTDPTTPWQQDQNYLPALSEAGVAIEKRIFGIGHYLRPCMVEFIGCTNVLMESYRTNNTPFWQHHPTDCQNVVMRSVTVDSIGPNNDGFDPDACDMVLCENVTFNTGDDCIAIKSGKDLDTQYGPAQNHVIQNCTMNSGHGGITLGSEMGGGVQKIYARNLQMLNQFWATNSLNIAIRIKTNMNRGGFVKDFYVDNVTLPNGVSLTPSGYGSSLIAGSPINATVPLGVATATAANPSAAQGGIITFDCDYQPSKDAIRTRPALVQNVNISNVKASNVSLNGVTGSCFQAIVAQGPVAFDYNGPAPTPTIPAITGVTITDCDFGTPVAAGPATAATPGPIYAYNVHDIVLKNTVIAGVTMNSTVSDPR
- a CDS encoding HAMP domain-containing sensor histidine kinase; this encodes MSTVSSASLLHWPRTLFARLALILVVGLALAQTFSFLLTMRERDDSMTNVMMGYVEREVASSVALLDHLPADERAQWLPRLARRSYTFILGPGETGAPLDAALSERFARSIGEGIGKRYPLTVNAVPGDKERFQVHLRLSDGSPLTIDMRPMVGTPLSSWLPLVLVLQLIVLGACCWLAVRLATGPLKKLASAADTLGPDLKAERLPESGPEEVARAAKAFNAMQDRVSMYMTQRMQILAAITHDLQTPITRMRLRVDVMDDETTGAKLQQDLKEMESLVKEGVTYARTLHGTNEAPRRIDPDALFESIVDDYLDAGQSVTLRGAIGGALMAPPQALKRVVGNLIDNAIKYAGAAEIEVATRDDGRAVIAILDRGPGIPDESLEAVFEPFVRLEGSRNRQTGGTGLGLAIARQLTLAMDASLTLHHRQGGGLEARLVLKKAA
- a CDS encoding response regulator yields the protein METTDHVLIVDDDRGIRELLATYLEKNGMRVSLAANGRQMRAVLEQQGAPDLIVLDLMLPGEDGLVLCRELRAGKFRDVPVLMLTARNEEADRILGLEMGADDYLPKPFAVRELLARIRSVLRRTRMLPPGMEVSESAAMLGFGDWRLDTTARHLLDAEGTMVALSGAEYRLLRVFLDNAQRVLTRDQLLNLTQGRQADAFDRSIDLLVSRLRQRLRDTAREPRYIKTLRSEGYVFSAEVKPIESSQ
- a CDS encoding thioredoxin family protein, which translates into the protein MLAAIKNAAACAGLAACAAIAPAQAAAPVNNTIAPEFAGIDTWLNSQPLTLAQLRGKVVLVDFWTFACGNCVNTLPAVKSWHRKYADKGLVVVGVHTPEFPFEQDTHNVQRAIERFGITYPVAQDNRYATWAAYGNQYWPSFYLIDKHGRVAYTHVGEGDYAQTEAVIEKLLAAQ
- a CDS encoding DUF4148 domain-containing protein — its product is MKSTLVAFALVASAMTGVAHAAVTNNPMSVQTEQAVAKHAYAGKTRAEVKQELVQAQRDGQIAALRSLYQGS
- a CDS encoding organic hydroperoxide resistance protein, which encodes MTQIDTVLYTGKTRVVGGREGFAKSTDGRLDVKLSPPGSTGAGTNPEQMLAAGWSACFIGAMGKAAAKLKTRLPAETAVDAEVDLGMAGEAYLLRARLNVSLPGIERAVAEEIANLAHQTCPYSKALKSNIDVTITVV
- a CDS encoding LysR family transcriptional regulator; amino-acid sequence: MDRIDAMKVFIATLDEGSLAGAGRRLGRSPAAVSRAIAFLEEHTGTALLHRTTRTIKLSEAGERYAAACRRILTDLEEADLLIAHERSAPRGLLTITAPVAAGEDLLRPMLDEFIERFPAVSVRLQMLDRPVSLIDEGIDVALRIAHLSDSTLIAIPVGEVRRVVAASPRYLSTHPRIAQPADLAQHQIISMTHFGLDSWSFPTSTGSTIPQVVQFTPRLIVNTVRAAVASAVDGHGLTRLFSYHVAKEVKDRTLQIVLPDSEHAPLPVHLLTPHGRLSVPKVRAFVDFATPRLRRDFKQLQIDSTA